A single window of Acetohalobium arabaticum DSM 5501 DNA harbors:
- a CDS encoding type I phosphomannose isomerase catalytic subunit translates to MFYPLKFEPIHKEKIWGGNRLAAQFDRSLPADKIGESWELAAHENGTSIVSNGCFKGEGLPELIDKYWAEIMGQEIERSNYDKFPLLIKLLDANDKLSIQVHPDDEYAAKYNIDDSGKNELWYIIDAKPDAELIYGLQPDMTKEEFATSIEDGRLIDKLNSISVNPGDVVFIPAGTVHAIKEGILLAEIQQNSDTTYRIYDWDRVGSDGNPRELHIKEALEAIDFNRNSYEKCRSIKLTEDNYQRKILAISEYFITERIKVENSFRAEPKKRRFEVLLSLTGQAEVSYSQDTVTISRGETVLIPAQLDSYQLNGKTEVLRTYISSDIEKFKAELKAKEFTDTEIAKITF, encoded by the coding sequence ATGTTCTATCCGCTAAAGTTCGAACCGATCCATAAAGAAAAGATCTGGGGCGGCAATCGATTGGCTGCTCAATTCGATCGTAGTCTACCAGCAGATAAGATTGGAGAGAGCTGGGAGTTAGCCGCTCACGAGAATGGAACCAGTATTGTCAGCAATGGCTGCTTTAAGGGAGAAGGTCTACCTGAATTGATCGATAAATACTGGGCTGAAATTATGGGCCAGGAGATAGAACGAAGTAACTATGATAAGTTTCCATTGCTGATTAAGCTGTTAGATGCTAATGACAAATTGTCAATCCAGGTCCATCCTGATGATGAATATGCTGCTAAGTATAACATAGATGATTCCGGTAAGAATGAATTATGGTATATCATCGATGCTAAACCGGATGCAGAACTGATCTATGGTCTACAACCAGATATGACTAAAGAAGAGTTTGCTACCAGTATTGAAGATGGTCGATTAATAGATAAGTTAAACAGCATCTCAGTTAATCCTGGAGATGTAGTCTTTATTCCCGCTGGTACTGTACATGCTATCAAAGAAGGAATCCTCCTAGCAGAGATTCAGCAGAATTCCGATACTACTTACCGCATCTACGACTGGGACCGCGTAGGCAGTGACGGTAATCCGAGAGAACTACATATCAAGGAAGCATTAGAAGCAATTGATTTCAACCGGAATAGTTATGAAAAGTGCCGAAGCATTAAGCTTACAGAAGATAACTATCAGCGAAAAATTCTGGCTATATCTGAATACTTTATTACTGAAAGAATAAAAGTTGAGAATAGCTTCAGAGCAGAGCCAAAGAAGAGACGATTTGAAGTCTTACTCTCTTTAACTGGACAGGCTGAGGTCAGTTACAGCCAGGATACAGTTACAATCAGCAGAGGAGAAACGGTATTAATCCCGGCCCAACTGGATAGTTATCAGCTTAATGGAAAAACGGAAGTACTGCGGACATATATCAGTTCTGATATAGAGAAGTTCAAAGCCGAACTAAAAGCTAAAGAATTTACTGACACAGAGATTGCTAAAATTACATTTTAA
- a CDS encoding phospho-sugar mutase gives MSYREKYQEWLNNDYFDQETKEELKSIADDEAEIEDRFYTGLEFGTGGIRGVIGTGTNRINKYIIRQATQGLANNILQQSKLAKEQGVVIAHDSRFKSREFALEAAAVLNGNGIKAYLFDELRPTPELSFAVRELDAVAGIVITASHNPPEYNGYKVYWSDGGQIVPKRAEGITAEIDQITDYSVIEYLEREVAEERGLFEIIGSEIDDKYITELKSLISNPEVIDKEESDFKIIYTPLHGSGNKLVPRALKEIGFSNLQVVPQQEEPDPEFPTVDYPNPEEESVFELALEMAEEEEPDLILGTDPDADRLGLLLRRGDQYISLTGNQIGVLLMDYLLSQKAEADELPANGAVVKTIVTTELARAIADEYGVEVIDTLTGFKFIGEKIKEFQQQGDQEFLFGFEESYGYLAGTFVRDKDAVMAATLVAEMAAYYKNKGLDLFQQLENLMDKYGYYLDDLESILLKGKEGQEKIEKILDTLRRESLNQINGKRVTEVKDYLTGIGDLPEANVLQFDLEDNSRLTVRPSGTEPKIKFYFTAVGENWNEAEDKLEALKDELLSKVQQIIE, from the coding sequence ATGTCTTACCGAGAGAAATATCAAGAGTGGTTAAATAATGATTACTTTGATCAGGAAACTAAAGAAGAATTAAAGTCTATTGCTGATGATGAAGCAGAGATTGAGGACAGATTCTATACTGGTCTTGAGTTCGGTACCGGTGGAATACGGGGTGTGATCGGTACTGGAACTAACCGGATTAATAAGTATATTATTAGACAGGCTACTCAGGGGCTGGCTAATAATATCTTGCAGCAGTCAAAATTAGCTAAAGAACAGGGCGTAGTGATTGCCCATGATTCCCGTTTTAAATCCCGTGAGTTTGCTTTAGAGGCAGCAGCAGTCCTGAATGGGAATGGAATCAAGGCCTATCTATTTGATGAGCTGAGGCCGACGCCTGAATTATCCTTTGCTGTTAGAGAATTAGATGCTGTAGCTGGAATAGTCATCACAGCCAGCCATAATCCACCGGAGTATAACGGCTATAAAGTATACTGGAGCGACGGCGGACAGATCGTACCTAAGCGGGCCGAAGGAATTACTGCTGAGATAGATCAGATTACAGATTATAGTGTAATTGAGTATCTTGAGCGTGAAGTAGCTGAGGAAAGAGGATTGTTTGAAATTATCGGCTCAGAAATAGATGATAAATACATAACAGAGTTAAAGAGCTTAATCAGTAATCCAGAAGTAATTGATAAGGAGGAGTCTGATTTTAAGATTATCTATACTCCATTACACGGCAGCGGTAATAAGTTAGTCCCGAGGGCTTTAAAAGAGATCGGCTTCAGTAATCTTCAGGTAGTGCCCCAGCAGGAAGAGCCGGATCCTGAATTTCCTACTGTTGATTATCCTAATCCAGAAGAGGAATCCGTCTTTGAACTGGCTTTAGAGATGGCTGAAGAGGAAGAACCTGATTTAATCTTGGGGACTGATCCCGATGCCGATAGATTAGGGCTTCTACTGCGCCGCGGTGATCAGTACATATCATTAACTGGAAATCAGATTGGTGTCTTATTGATGGATTATCTCTTGAGTCAAAAGGCTGAAGCTGATGAATTGCCCGCTAATGGAGCTGTAGTCAAGACAATAGTTACTACTGAACTGGCCAGGGCTATTGCTGATGAATATGGAGTAGAGGTAATAGATACCCTAACCGGCTTTAAGTTTATTGGCGAGAAGATTAAAGAGTTCCAACAGCAGGGTGATCAGGAATTTCTCTTCGGCTTTGAAGAAAGCTACGGCTATCTGGCTGGCACCTTTGTCAGAGACAAAGATGCAGTAATGGCAGCAACCTTAGTAGCAGAGATGGCAGCTTACTATAAAAATAAGGGCTTAGATCTCTTCCAGCAGCTAGAGAACTTAATGGACAAGTACGGCTATTATCTTGATGATCTAGAGTCTATTCTATTAAAAGGCAAGGAAGGACAGGAAAAGATAGAAAAGATTTTGGATACTCTACGCCGCGAGAGTCTAAATCAGATTAATGGCAAGAGAGTAACTGAAGTTAAGGATTATTTAACCGGAATCGGGGATCTACCTGAAGCAAATGTACTACAGTTTGACTTAGAGGATAACAGCAGGCTGACGGTACGTCCTTCCGGGACAGAGCCCAAGATTAAGTTCTACTTCACTGCTGTCGGTGAAAACTGGAACGAGGCTGAGGATAAATTAGAAGCATTGAAGGATGAATTGTTGAGTAAAGTACAGCAGATTATAGAGTAA
- a CDS encoding mannose-1-phosphate guanylyltransferase produces the protein MITPLIMAGGVGSRFWPLSRKDTPKQFLKLVDQDQSMIQATVDRISDLSSYENIFIATNQNYLADIKEHLPEIPENNITVEPMGKNTAACIGLASLYIEQQDPQAVMVVLPSDHLIEDESSYLEILNTAVEVAKKGDNLVTIGIEPTQPETGYGYIAYDQDEREIEIDNAFAVKEFTEKPDLKTAENFIEQGNYLWNSGMFVWRVDTIRKMFKKYMPNLHKGLERMKEAIGTEQEEEVLVEEFKKLDSISIDYGIMEQADNIYVVPGDFGWDDVGTWSSLERFKEVDLDGNLVEGNHIGLETKNSIIHGNGKLITTVGLDNVIIVETDDAIMVCDKDKAQDVKELRNKLKSEGYEDCL, from the coding sequence GTGATTACACCACTAATCATGGCCGGAGGAGTTGGTAGTAGATTCTGGCCTTTAAGCAGAAAGGATACTCCTAAACAATTTTTGAAATTAGTTGATCAAGACCAGAGTATGATTCAGGCTACAGTAGATAGAATTAGTGATTTAAGCTCCTATGAAAATATTTTCATTGCTACTAATCAAAATTATTTGGCTGATATTAAAGAACATTTACCAGAGATTCCTGAGAATAATATTACCGTCGAACCTATGGGCAAGAATACAGCAGCCTGTATTGGACTAGCTTCACTATATATTGAACAGCAGGACCCACAGGCAGTGATGGTTGTGCTGCCTTCAGATCATTTGATAGAAGATGAAAGTAGTTATTTAGAGATACTAAACACAGCAGTAGAAGTAGCTAAAAAAGGAGATAACTTAGTGACTATCGGTATTGAACCAACTCAGCCTGAAACCGGTTATGGCTATATTGCCTATGATCAGGATGAAAGAGAGATTGAAATTGATAATGCTTTTGCAGTTAAAGAGTTTACCGAAAAGCCGGACCTGAAGACAGCTGAGAACTTTATAGAGCAGGGTAATTATCTCTGGAACAGCGGTATGTTTGTCTGGCGGGTAGATACTATTCGCAAGATGTTCAAAAAATATATGCCTAACCTACATAAGGGATTAGAAAGAATGAAAGAAGCAATCGGTACTGAGCAGGAAGAGGAAGTATTAGTCGAAGAGTTCAAAAAATTAGACAGCATCTCTATAGATTATGGAATTATGGAACAGGCCGATAATATCTATGTTGTTCCCGGTGATTTTGGTTGGGATGATGTAGGTACCTGGTCATCATTGGAGCGCTTTAAAGAGGTAGATTTAGATGGTAACTTAGTTGAAGGTAATCATATTGGTCTTGAAACTAAGAACTCTATTATTCACGGCAATGGTAAGTTAATTACTACCGTAGGGCTAGATAATGTGATTATTGTAGAGACTGATGATGCAATTATGGTTTGTGATAAAGATAAAGCCCAGGATGTAAAAGAACTACGGAATAAATTAAAGAGTGAAGGCTATGAAGACTGCCTATAA
- a CDS encoding glycosyltransferase family 2 protein, which yields MDKLDYELLSIVVPCYNEEETIPIFIKEIKKEIKEIKLNVEVIFVNDGSSDKTQEILQDVYTNNKSFVRVIDLSRNFGKESAMLAGLKYSKGDLITVMDADLQDPPTLLQDMIYAICEEGYDAVATRRHTRKGEPLMRSFFARQFYNIINKISDIDIVEGARDYRMMTDQVAEALLNMKEYNRFSKGLYEWIGFNTKYIEFENVERVAGNTSWSFWKLFKYAVEGIVSFTTMPLRIASLLGAVVSGFSFIYMMIIIIKTLVFGEVVRGYPSLMSVILALSGVQLLCMGILGEYLARTYTEVKDRPRYIVKSILDFSSNSDEKELKIS from the coding sequence ATGGACAAACTTGATTATGAATTATTATCTATTGTTGTGCCTTGTTATAATGAAGAAGAAACTATTCCAATTTTCATTAAAGAAATAAAAAAGGAAATTAAAGAGATAAAATTAAATGTAGAAGTAATATTTGTAAATGATGGTAGTTCAGATAAAACTCAAGAAATTTTACAAGATGTATATACAAATAATAAATCATTTGTTAGGGTTATCGATTTGAGTAGAAACTTTGGGAAAGAATCTGCTATGCTTGCAGGATTAAAATATAGTAAAGGTGATTTGATTACTGTAATGGATGCTGACCTTCAAGATCCTCCAACTTTATTACAAGATATGATTTATGCAATTTGTGAAGAAGGATATGATGCTGTAGCTACTCGTAGGCATACTCGTAAGGGAGAGCCATTAATGCGTTCATTCTTTGCTCGACAATTTTACAATATAATTAATAAAATAAGTGATATTGATATTGTAGAAGGGGCAAGAGATTATAGAATGATGACTGATCAAGTTGCTGAAGCTTTATTAAATATGAAGGAGTATAATAGATTTTCAAAGGGATTATATGAATGGATTGGATTTAATACCAAATATATTGAGTTTGAAAATGTAGAACGAGTAGCTGGGAACACAAGCTGGAGTTTTTGGAAGTTGTTTAAATATGCTGTTGAAGGTATTGTATCGTTTACAACGATGCCCTTGAGAATTGCATCGTTATTAGGGGCAGTCGTTTCAGGTTTTTCATTTATTTATATGATGATTATTATTATAAAAACTCTTGTTTTTGGAGAAGTAGTAAGAGGTTATCCTTCACTTATGTCAGTTATATTAGCCTTATCAGGAGTTCAATTACTTTGCATGGGGATATTAGGAGAATATTTAGCTCGTACTTATACAGAAGTAAAAGACAGACCTAGATATATTGTTAAATCAATTTTAGATTTTTCTTCAAATTCAGATGAAAAAGAATTAAAAATAAGTTAA
- a CDS encoding GtrA family protein yields MKYISLQFVKFSLIGVINTINHNLIYLLMIWLDIHYFISNIVAFTLSLIISFFLNCIFTYKVQPTVKKFMVFPLSYLPNLFMQLIGIIFIIEVLEVPEYLGGLLSTIIALPLTYLVMTYILNENEEGEIKTDGQT; encoded by the coding sequence TTGAAATATATAAGTTTACAATTTGTTAAATTTTCATTAATTGGTGTAATTAATACTATTAATCATAATCTGATATATTTATTAATGATTTGGTTAGATATTCATTACTTCATTTCTAATATTGTAGCTTTTACTTTAAGTCTAATAATTTCTTTCTTTTTGAATTGTATATTCACTTACAAAGTTCAACCAACAGTAAAAAAATTCATGGTGTTTCCACTTTCTTATTTACCAAATTTATTTATGCAATTAATAGGAATTATATTTATTATAGAAGTTTTAGAAGTGCCAGAATATTTAGGAGGTTTATTATCAACTATAATAGCACTTCCGTTAACATATTTAGTAATGACTTATATTTTAAATGAAAATGAGGAGGGTGAAATAAAAACAGATGGACAAACTTGA
- a CDS encoding mannosyltransferase family protein, with translation MVQFNNRRERIYFILTLVLLSIITYWLSNVVWNMLHNTNNTFVSSLMQWDAGWYKYTIENGYSLEPTNGAQANWAFFPLYPLIVKLFKILTGLSVYQSGFIVSNIFLTIALYIIFEYVSMTRSQSFAFSAVILFALGPYSFYFSSLYTESLFLCLLILCFYNLQRENWLYCGIFGALLSATRTTGVLFFIPLLLRMFLIYFKTSKNLFDIVVQVLKDEKKLLALLLVPTGLFAYMTFLHFHLGDALAFKHVQKAWWRTNGNPIFTLYDNLVFGNYRSKYLSLWGILGIIGSTYLLYKKRFEEGIFALVSIIIPMMSGVQSLPRYFIGTLVLIFAYNDIINQTKKYKWLIVITLVSFNILLLFLWFGGHVITI, from the coding sequence ATGGTGCAATTTAATAATCGAAGAGAAAGAATTTATTTTATATTAACATTAGTGCTGTTATCAATAATTACTTATTGGTTAAGTAATGTGGTATGGAATATGTTACATAATACAAATAATACTTTTGTGTCTTCATTAATGCAGTGGGATGCTGGATGGTATAAATATACTATAGAAAACGGCTATTCATTAGAACCTACAAATGGCGCTCAAGCTAATTGGGCCTTTTTTCCATTATATCCTTTGATAGTTAAATTATTTAAAATTTTAACTGGCTTAAGTGTTTATCAATCTGGTTTTATAGTATCAAATATATTTTTAACTATAGCTTTATATATTATTTTCGAATATGTGTCTATGACTAGAAGCCAATCATTTGCATTTTCAGCAGTTATTTTATTTGCTCTTGGCCCTTATTCTTTTTATTTTTCATCGCTTTATACAGAATCTTTATTTCTGTGTTTACTTATACTTTGTTTTTATAATTTACAAAGAGAGAATTGGCTTTATTGTGGTATTTTTGGTGCTTTATTATCTGCTACACGTACAACAGGAGTATTATTTTTTATACCACTTTTGCTTAGAATGTTTTTAATTTATTTTAAAACTTCCAAAAACCTTTTTGATATAGTAGTGCAAGTATTAAAAGATGAAAAAAAATTATTAGCGTTATTATTAGTGCCTACTGGGTTGTTTGCATATATGACTTTTTTGCATTTTCACTTAGGAGATGCGTTAGCATTTAAGCATGTTCAAAAAGCATGGTGGAGAACAAATGGTAATCCAATTTTTACATTATATGATAATTTAGTATTTGGAAATTATAGATCAAAATATTTATCTTTATGGGGAATACTAGGAATTATTGGTTCAACTTACTTATTATACAAAAAACGATTTGAAGAAGGAATTTTTGCTTTAGTAAGTATTATTATACCAATGATGTCTGGTGTACAGTCACTTCCTCGATATTTTATTGGAACTTTAGTTTTAATTTTTGCTTATAATGATATTATAAATCAAACTAAAAAATATAAATGGCTAATTGTTATAACTTTAGTTTCATTTAATATTTTATTATTGTTTTTGTGGTTTGGGGGGCATGTAATAACAATCTAG
- a CDS encoding glycosyltransferase, which yields MLAKIFMSLVMPGIRQWDVINTNRIDYLMANSNFIRRRIKKYYRREAEVIHPPVNTDFFVPGNDENGTEDFYFVVSRFVPYKKIDLAIKAFNDLGKKLVVAGDGSQEDYLKEIANSNIKFVGRVSDEKLKEYYQKCKALIFCAKEDFGIIPVEVQACGSPVIAYGEGGSLETVENLKTGVLFRNQTVNDLKNVVLKFENMDFDEKYIRKNAESFSKDRFANEIEDYIYSKYREFKQDNYKGISQNNIDIVYK from the coding sequence TTGTTAGCAAAAATATTTATGAGTTTAGTTATGCCTGGTATAAGGCAGTGGGATGTAATTAATACAAATAGGATTGACTACTTAATGGCTAATTCTAACTTTATAAGAAGAAGGATAAAAAAGTATTATCGAAGAGAGGCAGAGGTTATTCATCCGCCGGTTAATACAGATTTTTTTGTACCAGGTAATGATGAGAATGGAACAGAAGATTTTTATTTTGTAGTTTCACGTTTTGTTCCTTATAAAAAAATAGATTTAGCTATAAAAGCATTTAATGATTTAGGTAAAAAACTGGTTGTTGCAGGGGATGGTTCGCAGGAAGATTATTTAAAAGAAATTGCTAATTCGAATATAAAATTTGTAGGTAGAGTTTCGGATGAAAAGTTAAAGGAGTATTATCAAAAGTGTAAAGCTCTTATTTTTTGTGCTAAAGAAGATTTTGGGATTATACCAGTGGAAGTACAGGCTTGTGGTAGTCCTGTTATTGCTTATGGAGAAGGAGGATCTTTAGAAACAGTAGAAAATTTAAAAACTGGCGTGCTTTTTAGGAATCAAACGGTAAATGATTTAAAAAATGTAGTCTTGAAGTTTGAAAATATGGATTTTGATGAAAAGTATATAAGAAAAAATGCTGAGAGTTTTTCAAAGGATAGATTTGCTAATGAAATAGAAGATTATATTTATTCTAAGTATAGAGAGTTTAAGCAAGATAATTATAAGGGGATATCTCAGAATAATATTGATATTGTTTATAAGTAA
- a CDS encoding IS3 family transposase (programmed frameshift), which produces MGEKRKSYTEEFKKDAVELSNRSDKTVKDVSENLDIPYGTLVRWRREYKDKGDLAFPGHGKQKLTSEQKEIQRLKKELKDAKTERDILKKAGKHLLERTEVIYGFIRDHSDQFTVVKMCQVLEVSRSGYYKWLNRKPSQREKINKKLKLKIAEIYWQHNGTYGSPRIHRVLRKEGYTVNIKRVARLMRIMGLKAIQKRKFKRTTNSNHDLPLKENLLKRDFDIDKPDKVWVSDITYISTKKGWLYLAVVIDLYSRKVVGYSMSKRINTDLIMSATKMAISRRNPEAGLIFHSDRGSQYASHKLQNLFKQHSIRSSMSRKGDCWDNAVAESFFGSLKTELVYHKKYLTRNQARLDIFEYIAGYYNKVRLHSYLNYMSPKNYEKERKMA; this is translated from the exons TTGGGAGAAAAACGAAAAAGTTATACAGAAGAATTCAAAAAAGATGCTGTTGAACTATCAAATAGATCAGATAAAACAGTTAAAGATGTATCTGAAAATCTTGATATACCCTATGGAACTTTAGTTAGATGGCGTCGAGAGTATAAAGATAAAGGTGATCTTGCTTTTCCAGGCCATGGCAAACAGAAACTAACTTCTGAACAAAAAGAAATTCAAAGACTAAAAAAAGAATTAAAAGATGCTAAAACAGAGCGTGATATTTTAAAAAAGGCCG GTAAGCATCTTCTCGAACGAACCGAAGTAATTTACGGTTTTATCAGGGACCACAGTGATCAATTTACTGTGGTGAAGATGTGTCAGGTTTTAGAGGTGTCCCGCTCTGGATATTATAAATGGTTAAATAGAAAACCATCTCAAAGAGAAAAAATAAATAAAAAATTAAAACTTAAAATAGCTGAAATTTACTGGCAGCATAATGGAACATATGGTAGCCCTAGAATTCATAGAGTGCTGCGAAAAGAGGGTTATACAGTGAACATTAAAAGAGTTGCTAGGTTAATGCGGATAATGGGTTTAAAAGCAATTCAAAAAAGAAAGTTTAAAAGAACTACCAATTCAAATCATGACTTACCTTTAAAAGAAAATCTCCTAAAAAGGGATTTTGATATAGATAAACCAGATAAAGTCTGGGTCTCTGATATTACTTATATATCAACTAAAAAGGGTTGGCTTTACCTGGCAGTTGTAATTGATCTCTATTCAAGAAAAGTAGTTGGCTATTCTATGAGTAAAAGAATAAATACAGATTTAATAATGTCAGCAACTAAGATGGCTATAAGTCGCCGCAACCCTGAAGCAGGACTTATATTCCACTCTGATAGAGGTAGCCAGTATGCAAGCCACAAATTACAGAATTTATTTAAACAGCATAGCATTAGATCCTCAATGAGTCGTAAAGGTGACTGTTGGGATAATGCAGTTGCTGAGAGTTTCTTTGGTAGTTTGAAGACTGAGTTAGTTTATCATAAAAAGTATTTAACCAGAAATCAAGCTAGGTTAGATATATTTGAATATATTGCTGGTTACTATAATAAAGTTAGGCTACATTCATATTTGAATTATATGAGTCCGAAAAACTACGAGAAAGAGAGAAAAATGGCTTAA
- a CDS encoding O-antigen ligase family protein, whose amino-acid sequence MRIKKYILTSSTLLAILGVLMEINLFEMMGLNFSTTEITLLLFVFTCLFFLNIKKVINEICNLIKEERLLILLIVSSITVLILSTLFSQLFTEALKGDLRLLICLVFGVLFSYLWKNDIVYKDVIKKVLFGLIFVYVFLALFQYLYSPLNKLMVNIFAGGNLHYAVGLPRVTGTMVHPNLFGWFLLIGLVFGLNDMKLKTYIKKYPLLGLLFVSLVSLALVFVQSRNVWLVFILAMVSTIILSEFKHIKIFAFIGCIAILVFIFLLCPNRFDISKQINAAYSQVIQYASHAFSTKNKDKNVLLSFDRLIIKNVKSNGNLKNKKTELSKGFVVNSNVIELDEKFGPIKYRGYSLDKGYLNLLFSTNKNLSSKNAFWIHAKRKGKQKNLDLPFSYQIIQNDKYTLQIPIAALSRGVYDVKIGVWKPDKNKCLTINGFQDKSNWNSKSSRITLWKAAIKMGLTHPLTGVGRGVFKKVFPNYVFTDVNKNWLKRNKGVFQAHNIYLSWFSEFGILGFVVILSFVLYIIYKTSLLTSLKIVPMWIVIFGSGVLDDHSHGYLFVILSIMFSYIIFEQYNNKQNGEWVDDESKSSNCT is encoded by the coding sequence ATGAGAATAAAAAAATATATTTTAACTAGTTCTACTTTATTAGCAATATTAGGGGTATTAATGGAAATAAACTTATTTGAAATGATGGGTTTGAATTTTTCAACTACTGAAATCACATTGTTATTATTTGTTTTTACTTGTTTGTTTTTTTTAAATATAAAAAAAGTTATTAATGAAATATGTAATTTAATAAAAGAAGAAAGACTATTAATTCTTTTGATAGTGAGTAGTATAACAGTATTAATTCTTTCTACTTTATTTAGTCAATTATTTACAGAAGCTCTTAAAGGAGATTTAAGGCTATTAATTTGTTTGGTTTTTGGAGTTTTATTTTCTTATTTATGGAAGAATGATATTGTATATAAAGATGTTATAAAAAAAGTTTTATTTGGTTTGATTTTTGTTTATGTTTTTTTAGCTTTGTTTCAATATCTTTATTCTCCATTAAATAAGCTGATGGTAAATATTTTTGCTGGAGGCAATTTGCATTATGCTGTAGGTTTACCTAGAGTTACAGGTACTATGGTACATCCAAATCTTTTTGGTTGGTTTTTGCTTATAGGTTTAGTCTTTGGATTAAATGACATGAAGTTGAAGACTTACATAAAAAAATATCCTTTGTTAGGTTTATTATTTGTTTCATTGGTGTCTTTGGCTTTAGTATTTGTACAGTCTAGGAATGTATGGTTGGTCTTTATACTAGCTATGGTTTCAACAATAATTTTATCTGAATTTAAACATATTAAAATTTTTGCTTTTATTGGATGTATTGCTATATTAGTATTTATATTTTTATTGTGTCCAAATCGCTTTGATATTTCTAAGCAAATTAATGCTGCGTATAGCCAGGTAATCCAATATGCTTCTCATGCCTTCAGTACTAAAAATAAAGATAAAAATGTTTTATTATCATTTGATAGATTAATAATTAAAAATGTTAAATCCAATGGAAATTTAAAGAATAAAAAAACTGAATTAAGTAAAGGTTTTGTGGTTAATTCAAATGTTATTGAATTGGATGAAAAATTTGGTCCAATTAAATATAGAGGGTATAGTTTGGATAAAGGTTATTTAAACTTATTGTTTTCAACAAATAAGAATTTGTCATCTAAAAATGCTTTTTGGATACATGCGAAAAGAAAGGGGAAACAGAAAAATTTAGATTTACCCTTCTCTTATCAAATTATTCAAAATGATAAATATACTTTACAAATTCCAATAGCTGCTTTATCTAGAGGAGTGTATGATGTTAAAATTGGAGTCTGGAAACCTGACAAAAATAAGTGTTTAACTATAAATGGATTTCAAGATAAAAGCAATTGGAATTCAAAATCTTCTCGAATAACATTATGGAAAGCTGCTATTAAAATGGGTTTAACCCATCCGTTAACTGGTGTAGGAAGAGGAGTTTTCAAAAAAGTTTTTCCTAATTATGTTTTTACAGATGTTAATAAAAATTGGTTAAAAAGAAATAAAGGTGTTTTTCAAGCTCATAATATATATTTGTCTTGGTTTTCTGAATTTGGGATATTAGGTTTTGTTGTTATTTTAAGTTTTGTGTTATATATAATATATAAGACTTCTTTATTAACTTCTTTAAAAATTGTTCCAATGTGGATTGTTATTTTTGGATCAGGTGTTTTGGATGACCATTCTCATGGTTATTTATTTGTGATATTATCGATTATGTTTAGTTATATAATATTTGAACAATATAATAATAAACAAAATGGAGAGTGGGTAGATGATGAAAGCAAAAGTAGCAATTGTACATGA